In Salmo trutta chromosome 37, fSalTru1.1, whole genome shotgun sequence, the following proteins share a genomic window:
- the LOC115176899 gene encoding high affinity nerve growth factor receptor-like, producing MAAVVGSAPWAAPLALVLLAITLAMPALGGCPSACRCSFAMLQCLEPNGIATIPALALQESENVTEIYIENQADLENITEVDLANYRELKNLTVTFCRLAYISANAFQHNLKLQYVNLASNSLEHISWKVFHFLPLLNLVLRDNPLECSCDIHWLQQWQLNDHSDLDKQPLHCLSNGHARRLDSLLMENCTVPNVAIVHAITKVQEGGNLTFLCQVTGEPMPVVRWRTNKLLSRYTVQERFWGSTLKLELQLWNMSSEDNLHNLTCEAENRAGPGEEKVTLDIEFPAKIIFLHNAEQQHHWCVPFKVDGNPEPTIRWLFNGSDLTEGLYAYTQFIPDSDDGSVKHGCLFLNKPTHLNNGLYTIIVENRLGMDQATATGKFMDNPFDPFDPEGIIPVLEERDPLPTNKSNEDVTENLESRVFGVSVAVGLAVLACTFLLIMVLIINKCGQQSKFGIHRSSVLGTEDDLAVSLRFMNFGASPPSSDDSGMSSFVENPQYFCGIFKDKDMCVQHIKRQDIVLKWELGEGAFGKVYLAECANLSPDSDKMLVAIKTLKDANESTRQDFQREAELLTVLQHQNIVRFYGVCTDGEPLAMVFEYMRHGDLNRFLRAHGPDAHILEEVKMPPLGQLTLPQMLHIAAQIASGMVYLASLHFVHRDLATRNCLVGDMGESLMVKIGDFGMSRDIYSTDYYRVGGRTMLPIRWMPPESIMYRKFTTESDIWSFGVVLWEIFTYGKQPWYQLSNSEAIECITQGRELERPHTCPKEVHGLMQGCWQREPQQRLVIKDIHSRLLALVKSPPIYLDILG from the exons ATGGCTGCGGTTGTGGGTTCCGCTCCATGGGCAGCCCCACTGGCCCTGGTACTACTGGCAATCACCCTGGCAATGCCAGCCCTGGGAGGGTGCCCATCCGCCTGCCGGTGCTCCTTCGCCATGCTGCAGTGCCTGGAGCCCAATGGCATTGCCACTATACCCGCGTTGGCACTACAGGAGAGCGAAAACGTCACGGAAAT TTACATCGAAAATCAAGCCGACCTGGAGAACATTACAGAAGTAGACCTTGCCAACTATAGAGAGTTGAAGAATCT CAcggtcacgttctgcaggctggCGTACATCTCGGCTAATGCTTTCCAACACAACCTCAAGCTCCAATATGT AAACCTGGCATCTAACTCCCTGGAGCATATCAGTTGGAAGGTGTTCCATTTTCTTCCCCTGCTCAACCT GGTTTTGAGGGACAACCCCCTTGAGTGCTCCTGTGATATCCATTGGCTGCAGCAATGGCAGCTTAATGACCACAGTGACCTTGACAAGCAACCGCTACACTGCCTCTCCAATGGCCATGCCCGACGGTTGGACTCCTTACTGATGGAGAATTGCA CTGTACCGAATGTCGCCATTGTCCATGCCATCACCAAGGTCCAGGAGGGGGGCAACCTGACATTTTTGTGTCAGGTGACAGGAGAGCCCATGCCTGTAGTGAGGTGGCGCACAAATAAACTGCTGTCTCGCTATACTGTACAG GAGAGGTTCTGGGGCTCCACTTTGAAGCTGGAGCTGCAGCTGTGGAATATGTCCTCAGAAGACAACCTGCACAACTTGACCTGTGAGGCAGAGAACCGGGCCGGGCCTGGGGAAGAGAAAGTGACGTTGGACATTGAAT TTCCAGCCAAAATCATATTCCTGCACAACGCCGAGCAACAGCACCACTGGTGTGTCCCCTTTAAGGTGGACGGGAACCCTGAGCCAACCATCCGCTGGCTTTTCAACGGCTCCGACCTGACCGAGGGCCTCTACGCCTACACACAGTTCATTCCCGACTCGGACGACGGCTCTGTGAAGCACGGTTGTCTATTTCTCAACAAGCCCACCCACCTGAACAACGGCCTCTACACCATCATTGTGGAGAACAGACTGGGCATGGACCAAGCCACGGCCACTGGAAAGTTCATGGACAACCCCTTTGACCCCTTCGATCCTGAGGGCATCATCCCAG TCCTTGAAGAAAGGGATCCAC TTCCCACCAACAAATCTAATGAGGATGTCACTGAGAACCTGGAGAGCAGAGTGTTTGGG GTGTCGGTGGCAGTGGGTCTGGCTGTGTTAGCTTGCACCTTCCTCCTCATTATGGTACTGATCATCAACAAGTGTGGCCAGCAGTCCAAGTTTGGTATTCACC gttcatCTGTCTTGGGAACAGAGGATGATCTTGCTGTGTCACTGCGTTTCATGAACTTTGGGGCCAGCCCTCCTTCCTCTGATGACTCTGGGATGTCCAGCTTTGTGGAGAACCCCCAGTACTTCTGTGGCATTTTCAAAGACAAAGACATGT GTGTGCAGCACATCAAAAGACAGGACATAGTTCTGAAGTGGGAACTGGGTGAGGGGGCGTTTGGCAAAGTCTACCTGGCAGAGTGTGCCAACCTCAGTCCGGACAGTGACAAAATGCTGGTGGCCATCAAG ACTCTGAAGGATGCCAACGAGTCGACCCGGCAGGACTTCCAGAGAGAGGCTGAGCTGCTCACAGTCCTCCAGCACCAGAACATCGTTCGCTTCTATGGAGTGTGTACAGACGGCGAGCCACTGGCGATGGTGTTTGAATACATGAGGCATGGAGACCTCAACCGCTTCCTCAG GGCGCACGGTCCAGACGCCCATATCCTGGAGGAGGTGAAGATGCCCCCGCTGGGCCAGCTCACTCTTCCCCAGATGCTGCACATCGCCGCCCAGATCGCCTCAGGCATGGTCTACCTGGCCTCCCTTCACTTCGTGCACCGGGACCTGGCCACCCGCAACTGCCTGGTGGGAGATATGGGAGAGAGTCTGATGGTCAAGATAGGAGACTTTGGCATGTCCCGGGACATCTACAGCACAGACTACTACAGG GTGGGTGGGCGTACGATGCTTCCTATTCGATGGATGCCCCCGGAAAGCATCATGTACAGGAAGTTCACCACGGAGAGTGATATCTGGAGCTTTGGAGTGGTCCTCTGGGAGATCTTCACCTATGGGAAACAGCCCTGGTACCAGCTCTCCAACAGCGAG